Below is a window of Vanessa tameamea isolate UH-Manoa-2023 chromosome 11, ilVanTame1 primary haplotype, whole genome shotgun sequence DNA.
GAGGAGGATCATGAAGTAGGCGAAAAAATGAAGATATGGGACGTTGATGTAGCACTTATGCCCGTTATTATGGTGGTGATTAGGCTACTTCTAGAGTCATGGTGCAGAGCTGTTgtgaaaattttcaatatgCCAAGATTTACTGCATTAGCTGGCTTGTGTCTGACGGTGGCTGGCGTACTATTATCAAGTTACTCTACAAGCACATACAGTAATAACCACATTGTCAACATATTTTCGGGAATATTTGCTGGTAAGTTTCAATTGTTATAGTATTGCCTGATTTCGACGCGAGTATTATGAGGCATTGTTCTGTCTCATTGTTTATGAAGGTCACACACACGCTATGTGACGAGtataacaatgtaatattttgtatgcgATTAAGCAGATATGTTAAAGTATTGTATTTAATGACCGTCACATTATATCGACTAACCTAAATTATCTTTGAAGGTATTGATTTGAGCCGTCGGCATAGTATTTGCACAAACGAATTCATTGAAGtacttgttattttaatatttatgttaaattgttttcaattcacATTTACTATTATTTGACACTAAccttaattgatttatatattgcttaatataacttaatataaacttattttaaacaatccAGAAGGACGTAAGAAGTAAATACATGCTTATATTTCAAAGCATTGATTTATCCGTAAATTTGAgtcacttttaaataaatcacatcgcattatattttttaagtaaattttaaattaagatcacACGTTTAAACGCCATGGTCTGTAGACATTGTATTTATGTCTAAATgttgaacatattttaaaaattaaaaatatatctaggtaAAATTTTGTGTTCATGGACATTTCTACAGCAATTACGGATGATATGAAATTACTACATTCGCTGACTCATATTATTAATCACTAACCATAACAATAGAAcacattttaacttattttaattcccggaaaacattttcatattcgAAAGATTTGAGATACCGCACCgcaataaactataatatagtttatatagtataaaataactaCGTTGTATAACAGACTGGACTCGGAATAAACTCAATTTGCTGTAAAATTCAATAGCTTAGTGTTTTTTTTCGCATATGAAATACCAGTCTACTCCGCAACTTCACACTGGTGAATTAATTTGCGAAATACCATTCCCTGGTCCGAATTAATCGCATTTGCAGATAATCAGGTCCTATTTTTATTActctcttattaataaatttctaaaaatctgTTTTAGGTGCAGGATGCGCTTTAACTGGTCAACAAACAGATGTCATCATCACTCACTACTTCAGAGACAAACTTACGATTGCGCAAAGACTCGTACGCATGGCACCTTCCCTTGGCAATGTATTAACGTGCCTTCTTGTCGGTTATCTCTGCACTATTTACACAAGTGATATAGTAGTTATGATTTATGGAGCTATACTTATGCAAAACTGTCTTTTCCTTGCCGCTTACACCCGTCCTGTATATATCGAAAGAGTCATTCGAACAACTTATAACATGCTCCGAGCTGTTGAAGATGATGACgaagttatattttcaaatcagAATCCAAATCCAAATCAAAGGCCGACAGAAACACAAGTTGCAAGCAGAAGTCCAACTACGGTCGCCGAAAATGTAGTCTCGACTCAAGACGAAGAAACTGACGTTGTCGTTTTCAATTCGAGGCGAGATGCAAAAGAAATTCTCGACCCGGAGGTGCGACACAGAGAAAATAACACACAAGCGAGATTCTCATCAGATTTCAGTGCAATGTACGATGGTCCTTCGTCGAACCGATTTTCGTCAGACTTCGGAGCTCTCGACATATCAAGTTATAGTCGAATAAGCGGTTATCAGGAATTGGAGAATATTGACAGAGATGGACAAAATCCTCAGCCTCTCTACAGGGAAACAACAGTAAATGCTGCTTCAAACAGTCTGGTGTTTACGTCAGACATAACTCCAGGAACAGCACGAAGGACAGCTTCTTTGAAAAAGAACTTTATAACGGTCATGAATATGTTACTCGACTTGAATTTCTACTTATATACGTTATTACATTTGTGCACTACTTTTTCCATACTTATATTAGGGTTAGTGTTTCCTGCGATGATTTGGGAATTAAATACATCGATGAACGTTTGGTcggtaagtaaaattatttcactCGACCATTTAAATAGATACCATGTTTACCATAGCGACCATATATAATCAGAATCTCTTA
It encodes the following:
- the LOC113395339 gene encoding uncharacterized protein LOC113395339; amino-acid sequence: MEDPQNENTQRESGENRVEDLYLDRVVASQPEIGPTPPDGGYGWLIVFSAIVYHITVPTILILYGLVILKSIREEDHEVGEKMKIWDVDVALMPVIMVVIRLLLESWCRAVVKIFNMPRFTALAGLCLTVAGVLLSSYSTSTYSNNHIVNIFSGIFAGAGCALTGQQTDVIITHYFRDKLTIAQRLVRMAPSLGNVLTCLLVGYLCTIYTSDIVVMIYGAILMQNCLFLAAYTRPVYIERVIRTTYNMLRAVEDDDEVIFSNQNPNPNQRPTETQVASRSPTTVAENVVSTQDEETDVVVFNSRRDAKEILDPEVRHRENNTQARFSSDFSAMYDGPSSNRFSSDFGALDISSYSRISGYQELENIDRDGQNPQPLYRETTVNAASNSLVFTSDITPGTARRTASLKKNFITVMNMLLDLNFYLYTLLHLCTTFSILILGLVFPAMIWELNTSMNVWSVASVTAIAHGAALMFVMLCIALPKNINEKARLCATFCVCGAIGFYGITLSINKSFLTVWCMFASFSTAASSVLQQPLYNALNEFDTTATMTTANAIVAIIIMVWSLVYNYEYKTCFFIASLLQTGTACVFFAASFRRRR